The genomic DNA GTGTCATCTTATACCCAGAGGGATGACTTAGAGAGACAAATTGAGATGATAAGCCAGTATGCGAAAGAACATGGATGGAGCATTGAAATCCTTAAGGACATTGGTAGTGGTTTGAAAGAGGATAGAAAGGGCTTTCAAAAACTCCTCAAAATTGTGATGAATAGAGAGGTTTCAAAAGTTATTATAGCTTATCAAGATAGGTTGACAAGGTTTGGTTTTAAGATACTTCAGCAGTTCTTCCAGAGCTATGGTACTGAAATTATTATAATAAATCAAGAAGAGAAGGCACCACAAGAAGAATTAGTAGAGGATTTAATAACGATTATCTCTCATTTCGCTGGTAAGCTCTATGGCATGAGGAGCCATAAGTATAGGAAGGTGGTTGAAGGTGCAAAACGGCTCTTACAAGATAATTAGCTATAAAATTAAGCACAACTATGACGTTAAAGAATTCTTACTTAGTTACAACTCTTTACTGCAGAAAGCAATAGACATAATTTGGAATAACATTACATGGACTAAGAAAAATAGAAGATGGCTGCCAAGATTACCAGCTGGAAAAGAATTTAAGAAAGAGTTAAGAAATTCACTGCTAGAAGACTGGAGCTATGCTTCTCATTATGTTGATTCTTCAATAAAAGTTGCTTACTCTATTTTGGAGTCTTGGAGAAGAAATTATATTAAAGGAAGAAGGAGAGAAAACCAATTGTGAGAAAACTTTTTGTAAGAGTTAAAGAAACTCTCTATAGGTATAAAGATGGAAGGATCAGGATAACAATTAAGCCGGGAGAGCTTTATCTAGAATTTGATTTGACAAAGGCATGGTTTAAGAATAGAGTTGAAGGATATTATTTAGGAGAGCTGATACTGAAGGAAGGCGAGTTACTCATAACTTTTAGAGTGCCTTTAAAGGAGAGGAAGAAATTCGAATACATAGGTTGGGACTTGAATATGTATAGCCTTAATGGTTTTTCACTGAAGTACGGATGGGTGAAAATCGATTTGAGTAGATTATATCATGTTCATAGAGTACATGAGATAAAGAGAAGGAAAGCACAGAGTATAGCAAGTAAGAAGCGTTCAGTTGAACTTGTAGTTGCAAAACATGGAGAAAGGGAAAAGAATAGAGCAAAGGATTTTGTACATAAATTAACTAAAGAATTGACTAATGAGTTTCCAAACGCAATTCATGGCTTTGAAGACCTTAATAAGGACAGCATGTACAATCGTTCTAAGAAGCATAATAGAGATATTAATAAACAAAATTGGAAGCAAATAGTTCGATGCATGAGCTATAAATCTGAAGTAAAACTAGTGAATCCTAGGTATACTTCTTCTACCTGTCCCATGTGTGGAGGAAGAATGATAAAGCTCCGAAAGGGACGGGTAGTTAGGTGTACAAAATGTGGAATAGAAACTAGATAGACAGCTGAATGGAGCAATAAATATATATCTTAAAATGTGTGGTTTTCCACAGAGTCCGAGCAAATTCTTCCGCTTGGTTTTGAGACCTTTATTAAGGTCGATGAAAAGGCGGAGAGTTGCATTAATGAAGACTCTGGGAGGGGTTACCACGAATGGGGATAAGGGCAATGATATGCCCCCTATGAACTCAAGAGGGTGGCTGAGCCTGATGAATCCCAAGGCTTACATAGGATTACTAATCCCTATGTAAGCTGAACCCCTAGACCATCAGGTACGCCCTGTACTCGAACTCGCTGGGCCACTCGCTCAGCTCGAGCGCTTCCTTCCTCTTGAGCTCTAAGTACCTGTCCAGCAGCTCGCTGTCTACAGCCGGCCTAAGATAAGAATTATCGCTTTCAAGCTCATCAAGAGCCTCTTGGAGGCTTCTAGGAAGTCTCTTGGAATCAATTTTGCTCTCGTAAACGTTGAAGTCAGCCGGATCACCTGGATCCACCTTCCTCCTCACACCATCAAGCCCGGCCAGGAAGACAGCTGAGAAAGCTAAGTAGGGATTGCAGCTCGGATCCGGAACCCTGAACTCTATCCTCTTCGACCTGCTGACCCCCCTCCTGTAGATGGGAACCCTTATAGCCGCGCTCCTGTTGGCCCTCCCCCAGCTCGCGTAAACCGGGGCCTCGAAACCGGGAACCAGTCTCCTGTAGCTGTTAACCGTGGGCGCCACCAGTGCAGCGAGCGAGCGTATGTGCTCCAGAACACCGCCTATGAAATACCTTGCCAGCTGGCTTATCTCAGCGTAATCATCATCCTCGTCGTAAAAAAGGTTCCTCTCACCCTTGGAGTCCCAGAGGCTTATGTGGAAGTGCATACCGCTACCGTTCGTCCTGGGGAGGGGTTTCGGCATGAAAGTGGCTATGAGACCCCTCCTCATTGAGACCTCCCTTATGGCCCTCTTGGCCCTCACCACGGAATCAGCCGACCTGAGCAGACAATCCGCAGCCAGAGAGACCTCCAACTGTCCGCTTGAGACCTCATGATGCATCACCTCGGGCTTGAGCTTGATGTCCGCTAGCTCCCTCATCAAGTCGATCTCCAGATCCCTCAGGGGGTCCAGGGGCGGCGCCGCCATGTAGCTGACCCTCCCCTCCGACCAGGGCGGGGATACAGGTCTCAGGTCCTCCCTGAGGACGAAGAACTCTATCTCGGCACCCACATATCCTCTGTACCCTTCTGCAGCGAGGAAGCTCTCCGCCCTCTCAGCCACGAACCTGGGATCCATGCTCGATCTCCTGCTCCCCATGTCCTCCCATATCTCGCAGAGGATCCTGCAGGTGTCCCCGATAAGGATGGAGGTCGAGAGGTCTGGGATCAGTGTGGCATCGCTCCTGTGTATCTCAGACATCTTCACGCTGCTGGCATCGAAGGATCCGGATCCAGATTGCAAGAACTTCTGGGCGGACATGAGGGTGCTCCTCAGATATCCCAGTATATCCACGTACTCCAGCTCCAGCTTGCTTATTCTCCCCTCATCGATCAATCCGGCTAACTCCCCGGGATCACGCATGAAGCTCCTGCAGCGGGAGCCAATAAATCTCTTACCCCTGAAATCGATGAAATATTTGAAAACATGGGATGGATCGGCATCGGCGACCGAGACAGGCCCTCCCCAGGATTGAAAGCTCAGATCCAGTCCTCTAGCCCGGAGATCCTGCTTTTGATCAGCCCTCTCAGCTTCTCGAAGTCCTCCTCGAGTAGCGATCTGAGTCCGGGGTTGTAGAGGGCCGCTGCGGGATGCAATGTTGGCATCACCTTCCTGGGCCTCCCGAAGACCTCGACCTCATGGACCCTTCCCCTCACCCTCATTATGGATACTCCCCCCACCCTCCCCAGGAGGACGCCCGCGCTGTGCCTTCCGAGCGCAACTAAGATCTCGGGATCCACCGCTGAGACCTGCTCGATGAGGTAGGGGAGGCAGGCCTCTATCTCCTCCTGCCTTGGATCCCTGTTGTTTGGCGGTCTGCACTTCACCACGTTGGTTATGAAGACCTCCTGCCTCCTGAGCCCTATAGAAGTGAGCAGCTCCTCTAGTAGCCTCCCGGCAGCGCCTACGAATGGTCTTCCCACCTCATCCTCGCTCCTTCCTGGGGCCTCGCCAACGAACATGATCCTTGCTCTCTCATTTCCCTCCCCTGGCACCGCATTCTTCCTGCTCGCATGTAAGGGGCACTTCCGGCACTTCCTTACGCTCTCGGCTATCTCCTCCAGCCTCAAACTCTTACCCTAGCTATCGGGGGCATCGTCCTTTTATGGGCGCTCCTCGAGTGCATCTCAAGGACCCTGTCAACATCAGACCCGAAGTGCTCCCTGAGATCATCTGGATCCATCTTAAGGTCGAATATGGCATGAAGTATCAGATCTACCCTCTCATAAGGCATGCCTATCTCTCCCTCAGCGGTCTGACCCTCCCAGAGAGCCGGGCTGCTTGGTTTCCGGGCGATGCCATCGGGCACCCCAAGCCTCTCGGCCAACCACCTCACCTGAGTCTTGTAGAGATCCCCGATGGGCAGGAGGTCCGCGGCCCCATCCCCGTACTTGGTGAAGTAGCCTATCAGAAGCTCGCTCCTGTCGCTGCTGCCGGCCACGAGCAGGTTCCTGG from Candidatus Korarchaeota archaeon NZ13-K includes the following:
- a CDS encoding IS607 family transposase — translated: VSSYTQRDDLERQIEMISQYAKEHGWSIEILKDIGSGLKEDRKGFQKLLKIVMNREVSKVIIAYQDRLTRFGFKILQQFFQSYGTEIIIINQEEKAPQEELVEDLITIISHFAGKLYGMRSHKYRKVVEGAKRLLQDN
- a CDS encoding glutamine synthetase produces the protein MRDPGELAGLIDEGRISKLELEYVDILGYLRSTLMSAQKFLQSGSGSFDASSVKMSEIHRSDATLIPDLSTSILIGDTCRILCEIWEDMGSRRSSMDPRFVAERAESFLAAEGYRGYVGAEIEFFVLREDLRPVSPPWSEGRVSYMAAPPLDPLRDLEIDLMRELADIKLKPEVMHHEVSSGQLEVSLAADCLLRSADSVVRAKRAIREVSMRRGLIATFMPKPLPRTNGSGMHFHISLWDSKGERNLFYDEDDDYAEISQLARYFIGGVLEHIRSLAALVAPTVNSYRRLVPGFEAPVYASWGRANRSAAIRVPIYRRGVSRSKRIEFRVPDPSCNPYLAFSAVFLAGLDGVRRKVDPGDPADFNVYESKIDSKRLPRSLQEALDELESDNSYLRPAVDSELLDRYLELKRKEALELSEWPSEFEYRAYLMV
- a CDS encoding uracil-DNA glycosylase, producing MRLEEIAESVRKCRKCPLHASRKNAVPGEGNERARIMFVGEAPGRSEDEVGRPFVGAAGRLLEELLTSIGLRRQEVFITNVVKCRPPNNRDPRQEEIEACLPYLIEQVSAVDPEILVALGRHSAGVLLGRVGGVSIMRVRGRVHEVEVFGRPRKVMPTLHPAAALYNPGLRSLLEEDFEKLRGLIKSRISGLEDWI